The following are encoded in a window of Streptomyces sp. Go-475 genomic DNA:
- a CDS encoding LLM class flavin-dependent oxidoreductase gives MPVEFLGIAATNDGSETTPRSGAAFDKEYTLRLARAHEEHGWDRVLFAYGSGSPDPAPAAAYIASRLDRLQILLAHRPNVSYPTFAAKTFATLDQISEGRLTVHFITGGNDHEQGREGDTLTKDERYARTREYIRLVKKIWTTREPFDHEGEHYRFHDFVSDVFPVQQPRPDVSFGGSSPAAYAAGGAEADIYCLWGEPLARTAEQIENVRAAARAAGRTDVPRIQVAFRPIIAPTEELAWEKAHRTVGAIRERREAGLVRHHRGDAPENTGSRRLIAIAEAGERYDRALWTPTAAATGGAGNSNALVGTPETVARALLDYYDLGVDILSARGYDLLDDAIDFGRYVIPIVREEVAKRDAERAARGTRVPAAVNA, from the coding sequence ATGCCCGTGGAATTCCTCGGCATCGCCGCCACCAACGACGGCTCCGAAACCACCCCGCGCTCCGGCGCCGCCTTCGACAAGGAGTACACGCTCCGGCTCGCCCGCGCGCACGAGGAGCACGGCTGGGACCGCGTGCTGTTCGCCTACGGCTCGGGTTCACCGGACCCGGCGCCGGCCGCCGCGTACATCGCGAGCCGGCTGGACCGGCTGCAGATCCTGCTCGCCCACCGGCCCAACGTCTCGTACCCGACGTTCGCCGCGAAGACCTTCGCCACCCTCGACCAGATCAGTGAGGGCCGGCTGACCGTGCACTTCATCACCGGCGGCAACGACCACGAACAGGGCCGGGAGGGCGACACCCTCACCAAGGACGAGCGGTACGCCCGCACCCGCGAGTACATCCGGCTCGTCAAGAAGATCTGGACCACCCGCGAACCCTTCGACCACGAGGGCGAGCACTACCGCTTCCACGACTTCGTCAGCGACGTCTTCCCCGTCCAGCAGCCCCGCCCGGACGTCTCGTTCGGCGGCTCGTCACCGGCCGCGTACGCCGCCGGGGGCGCCGAGGCCGACATCTACTGCCTGTGGGGCGAGCCCTTGGCGAGGACCGCCGAGCAGATCGAGAACGTGCGGGCCGCCGCGCGGGCCGCGGGCCGCACCGACGTCCCCCGCATCCAGGTCGCGTTCCGCCCGATCATCGCCCCGACCGAGGAACTGGCCTGGGAGAAGGCCCATCGCACGGTCGGCGCCATCCGGGAACGGCGCGAGGCGGGGCTCGTACGGCACCACCGCGGCGACGCCCCGGAGAACACCGGGTCGCGGCGGCTGATCGCCATCGCCGAGGCGGGGGAGCGTTACGACCGCGCCCTGTGGACCCCGACCGCGGCCGCGACCGGGGGCGCGGGCAACTCCAACGCGCTCGTCGGCACCCCGGAGACGGTCGCCCGGGCGCTCCTCGACTACTACGACCTCGGCGTCGACATCCTCTCCGCCCGCGGCTACGACCTGCTGGACGACGCCATCGACTTCGGCCGGTACGTGATCCCGATCGTCCGCGAGGAGGTCGCCAAGCGCGACGCCGAGCGCGCGGCACGCGGCACACGGGTCCCCGCGGCGGTGAACGCGTGA
- a CDS encoding amino acid ABC transporter ATP-binding protein, which translates to MNDVMVDVHGVHKSFGPLEVLRGVDLKVRAGEVTVILGPSGSGKSTLLRTINHLEKVDSGWIGIDGELIGYRRSGNKLHELKEKDVLKQRTHIGFVFQNFNLFPHLTVLENLVEAPVSALRRPRGDAERAARRLLDRVGLADKADAYPRQLSGGQQQRVAIARALALEPKVLLFDEPTSALDPELVGEVLDVIKDLAGTGTTMIVVTHEIGFAREVADTVVFMDGGVVVEQGPPAAVLDDPRHERTRAFLSKVL; encoded by the coding sequence ATGAACGACGTCATGGTCGACGTCCACGGCGTCCACAAGAGCTTCGGCCCGCTGGAGGTGCTGCGCGGCGTCGACCTGAAGGTCCGCGCCGGCGAGGTCACCGTGATCCTCGGCCCGTCCGGCTCCGGCAAGTCCACGCTGCTGCGCACCATCAACCACCTGGAGAAGGTCGACAGCGGCTGGATCGGCATCGACGGCGAACTCATCGGCTACCGCCGCTCCGGGAACAAGCTGCACGAGCTGAAGGAGAAGGACGTCCTGAAGCAGCGCACCCACATCGGGTTCGTCTTCCAGAACTTCAACCTCTTCCCGCACCTGACCGTGCTGGAGAACCTCGTCGAGGCCCCCGTGTCCGCGCTGCGCCGCCCGCGCGGGGACGCGGAACGCGCGGCCCGCCGGCTCCTCGACCGGGTCGGCCTCGCCGACAAGGCGGACGCCTACCCGCGGCAGCTGTCCGGCGGACAGCAGCAGCGCGTGGCCATCGCCCGGGCCCTCGCCTTGGAGCCGAAGGTGCTGCTCTTCGACGAGCCCACCTCGGCGCTCGACCCGGAGCTGGTCGGTGAAGTCCTCGACGTCATCAAGGACCTGGCCGGCACCGGCACCACCATGATCGTGGTGACCCACGAGATCGGCTTCGCCCGGGAGGTCGCCGACACCGTGGTGTTCATGGACGGCGGTGTCGTCGTGGAGCAGGGGCCGCCCGCGGCCGTGCTGGACGACCCGCGGCACGAGCGCACCCGCGCCTTCCTCTCCAAGGTCCTCTGA
- a CDS encoding ABC transporter substrate-binding protein gives MTSVSFVTRTRLFAAAVALLSLPALTACGAGPGDTAAAGARAAPADDPVAAVRKVDSVAALLPAGVREAGTLRVGSSIGSPPGAYYPNGPDKAPAGQDIDLTDAVAKVLGVRIRRQDASFESILPALGSGKYDVGTGNFGVTTERLKTIDFVTYIDDGQGFAVRKGDPGLKTKVTDLTQLCGLTIGTGAGTTFEATLAAQRGVCAKAGRKPYDVKVYSENAASLTALQQGRIDVIMSTINGLRHQAAQPASRTAFLGEYHRLDVGFAFRKGSPLTKAFQAAVNQLIKDGTYARILDKWGTSASAIETSRINPPEHR, from the coding sequence ATGACCTCCGTGAGCTTCGTGACCAGAACCCGGCTGTTCGCCGCCGCCGTCGCCCTGCTGTCCCTGCCGGCGCTGACCGCCTGCGGTGCCGGCCCCGGGGACACCGCGGCGGCCGGTGCCCGGGCCGCACCGGCCGACGACCCGGTCGCCGCCGTACGCAAGGTGGACTCCGTCGCCGCCCTGCTGCCCGCCGGGGTGCGCGAGGCGGGCACCCTGCGCGTCGGCAGCTCGATCGGGTCGCCGCCGGGCGCGTACTACCCGAACGGCCCGGACAAGGCGCCCGCCGGTCAGGACATCGACCTCACCGACGCCGTCGCCAAGGTCCTCGGGGTCCGCATACGGCGCCAGGACGCGTCCTTCGAGTCGATCCTGCCCGCCCTCGGCAGCGGCAAGTACGACGTCGGCACCGGCAACTTCGGCGTCACCACCGAACGCCTGAAGACCATCGACTTCGTCACCTACATCGACGACGGCCAGGGCTTCGCCGTGCGAAAGGGCGACCCCGGGCTGAAGACGAAGGTCACCGACCTCACCCAGCTGTGCGGACTGACCATCGGCACCGGCGCCGGAACCACCTTCGAGGCGACCCTCGCCGCGCAGCGCGGGGTGTGCGCGAAAGCGGGCCGGAAGCCGTACGACGTGAAGGTCTACTCGGAGAACGCGGCGAGCCTCACCGCACTCCAGCAGGGCCGCATCGACGTCATCATGTCGACCATCAACGGCCTGCGCCACCAGGCGGCCCAGCCCGCTTCGCGGACCGCGTTCCTCGGCGAGTACCACCGCCTCGACGTCGGTTTCGCCTTCAGGAAGGGCTCCCCGCTCACCAAGGCCTTCCAGGCCGCCGTCAACCAGCTGATCAAGGACGGCACCTACGCCCGGATCCTCGACAAGTGGGGCACCTCCGCCTCCGCGATCGAGACGTCGCGGATCAACCCGCCAGAGCACAGGTGA
- a CDS encoding TauD/TfdA family dioxygenase: MTTGTRLGIRRIGGRIGAEILGVDLGTDLGPALVDEINSALLEHKALVFRDQHLDDAGQLRFAALFGELTTAHPTVSSVEGQPRILPVDSDEGIRANQWHTDVTFVRTPPKASTLRALVIPPYGGNTLIADAGAAYRDLPGPLRELADKLWAVHTNDYDYAAPRNEKAAEYRRRFVSRKYRTAHPVVRVHPETGERGLFIGGFAQSIVGLGPSDSRDLLRLFQSYVTRPENIVRVAWNPGDVVLFDNRITQHYAPDDYGDLPRLLHRVTIAGDVPAGVDGTLSHVVEGDDASHYTPAAA; this comes from the coding sequence ATGACCACCGGCACCCGCCTCGGCATCCGCAGGATCGGCGGCCGCATCGGCGCCGAGATCCTCGGCGTGGATCTCGGCACCGACCTCGGCCCCGCTCTCGTCGACGAGATCAACTCGGCACTGCTGGAACACAAGGCGCTGGTCTTCCGCGACCAGCACCTCGACGACGCGGGCCAGCTCCGCTTCGCCGCCCTCTTCGGCGAGCTCACCACCGCGCACCCCACCGTCTCCTCCGTCGAGGGACAGCCCCGGATCCTGCCCGTCGACAGCGACGAGGGCATCCGCGCCAACCAGTGGCACACGGACGTCACCTTCGTCCGCACGCCCCCGAAGGCGTCCACGCTGCGCGCCCTCGTGATCCCGCCCTACGGCGGCAACACCCTCATCGCCGACGCCGGTGCCGCCTACCGGGACCTGCCCGGACCGCTGCGCGAACTGGCCGACAAGCTGTGGGCGGTGCACACCAACGACTACGACTACGCGGCTCCCAGGAACGAGAAGGCGGCCGAGTACCGCAGGCGGTTCGTCTCGCGGAAGTACCGCACCGCGCACCCCGTCGTCCGCGTCCACCCCGAGACCGGGGAGCGCGGGCTGTTCATCGGCGGCTTCGCCCAGAGCATCGTCGGCCTCGGGCCCTCCGACTCCCGCGACCTGCTGCGCCTCTTCCAGTCGTACGTCACCCGCCCGGAGAACATCGTGCGGGTGGCCTGGAACCCGGGCGACGTCGTCCTGTTCGACAACCGCATCACCCAGCACTACGCCCCGGACGACTACGGCGACCTGCCCCGGCTCCTGCACCGGGTGACCATCGCGGGCGACGTCCCCGCCGGCGTCGACGGCACCCTCAGCCACGTCGTCGAGGGCGACGACGCCTCCCACTACACCCCCGCCGCGGCCTGA
- a CDS encoding amino acid ABC transporter permease translates to MVTPSDVTSAPAAKAPEPAAAPAPDPPRIVPRRHLGRRLTAAVALLGFAMVLNSVVRNDAFQWDVVGRYFTTAAVLDGLLLTLWLTGAVMVLGFLLGTVLAVARLSANPVLRTLSWGYVWVFRSTPLLVQLLFWFNIGALYPTLGLGIPFGPQLVTVETVNLLGPTLTAVIGLTLHEAAYAAEVVRGGILSVDPGQTEAAQALGLSRHRTLRRVVIPQAMRSIVPAAGNMLIGTLKGTSIVSVLAVHDLLYSAQLIYHQTYQVIPLLLVATLWYVAVTSVLSAGQYHVERYYARGASRALPPTPLQRLRRRISAVRVRWGAVTAADARPAIGGDR, encoded by the coding sequence ATGGTCACGCCTTCCGATGTCACCTCCGCCCCGGCCGCGAAAGCCCCCGAGCCGGCGGCTGCCCCCGCCCCGGACCCGCCGCGGATCGTGCCGCGCCGGCACCTCGGCCGACGGCTGACCGCCGCCGTCGCGCTGCTCGGGTTCGCGATGGTGCTCAACTCCGTCGTCCGCAACGACGCCTTCCAATGGGACGTGGTGGGCCGGTACTTCACCACCGCCGCCGTACTCGACGGACTGCTGCTGACCCTGTGGCTGACCGGTGCCGTGATGGTGCTCGGTTTCCTGCTGGGCACCGTGCTGGCGGTGGCGCGGCTCTCCGCCAACCCGGTGCTGCGCACGCTGAGCTGGGGCTACGTGTGGGTCTTCCGCTCCACACCACTGCTGGTGCAGCTGCTGTTCTGGTTCAACATCGGCGCGCTGTACCCCACGCTGGGCCTCGGCATCCCGTTCGGTCCGCAGCTCGTCACCGTCGAGACGGTGAACCTGCTCGGCCCCACGCTCACCGCCGTCATCGGTCTCACCCTGCACGAGGCCGCCTACGCCGCCGAGGTGGTGCGGGGCGGGATCCTCTCCGTCGACCCGGGGCAGACCGAGGCGGCGCAGGCACTGGGCCTGAGCCGGCACCGCACCCTGCGGCGCGTCGTCATCCCCCAGGCGATGCGCTCCATCGTGCCGGCCGCCGGGAACATGCTGATCGGCACGCTCAAGGGCACCAGCATCGTCAGCGTGCTGGCCGTGCACGACCTGCTGTACTCGGCGCAGCTCATCTACCACCAGACCTATCAGGTCATCCCGCTGCTGCTGGTCGCCACCCTCTGGTACGTCGCCGTCACCAGCGTGCTCAGCGCGGGTCAGTACCACGTCGAGCGGTACTACGCGCGCGGCGCCTCCCGCGCGCTGCCGCCCACCCCGCTGCAGCGGCTGCGTCGCCGGATCTCCGCCGTACGCGTCCGGTGGGGCGCGGTGACGGCTGCCGACGCCCGTCCCGCGATCGGCGGTGACCGGTGA
- a CDS encoding Rrf2 family transcriptional regulator, translated as MRISARADYAVRAALQLAASRDDLPLKAEAIADAQDIPHKFLESILNDMRRGGLILSQRGGNGGYRLAKPADSISIADVIRVVDGPLVSVRGVRPPDLSYTGPAQSLLPLWIALRSNVREILEGVSLADVASAQLPPEVSALTDTPGAWTNP; from the coding sequence ATGCGGATCTCAGCCAGGGCGGACTACGCGGTACGTGCCGCGCTGCAGCTCGCCGCGTCCCGGGACGACCTGCCCCTGAAGGCCGAGGCCATCGCCGACGCCCAGGACATCCCGCACAAGTTCCTGGAGAGCATTCTGAACGACATGCGCCGGGGCGGCCTCATCCTCAGCCAGCGCGGCGGCAACGGCGGCTACCGGCTGGCCAAGCCCGCGGACTCCATCAGCATCGCCGACGTCATCCGCGTCGTGGACGGACCGCTGGTGTCGGTGCGCGGCGTCCGCCCGCCGGACCTGTCGTACACCGGCCCCGCCCAGTCGCTGCTCCCCCTGTGGATCGCGCTGCGGTCCAATGTGCGCGAGATCCTCGAAGGCGTGTCCCTCGCCGATGTCGCCTCGGCCCAACTGCCCCCCGAGGTCTCCGCGTTGACCGACACGCCGGGAGCCTGGACCAATCCCTGA
- a CDS encoding FAD/NAD(P)-binding protein, protein MSGVPSAAVLVVVGAGPRATGLLERVAANAPELWDGRRELRVHLVDPYPPGPGRIWRHDQSPLLRMNSMAEDVTLFTDESSTIEGPVRPGPSLAEWAAQFSGRGGPRRTPRSPELSASLEQEGPPPPAEPDVLAELRALSGSDFATRRAQGAYLDWVFRRALAELPPSVTVERHRTTATAVTGPPDGPQRVHLADRATPLTADLVVLTQGHLGAAPDARHRDHAAFARRHGRFHLPPEFSSDADLSALRPGEHVLVRGFGLAFIDLMSLLTEGRGGTYRTESDGSLTYLASGREPVLHVGSRRGVPYHSKTRYRLQGPRPALPRYFGPAAVDALLAEGRPLELRRDVWPLMAKEIGFGHYHELFHAHPERTTLPWPDFAAAYDRLYWRSEAMTALVAGAVPDPADRLDLEALDHPLDGVSFPTPDAFQDHLRDHIAQDVARREDPEFSADLGAFLALLSVYGQLPRLVASGRLTARSVAEDLDGWWHGFFSFLASGPPGFRLRQLLALSRAGVVRFVGAGMRIGTDDATGTFTATSPTVPGSSVHATALIEAYLPGASLARTEDPLLRGLYRQGALAEEVIADPSHTHRSGLLAVSADGHVIDPALGGPHPRRIALGAPTNSRAVAAFARPRTNAPAFRQNDAVARALLRTLSATEAGTATPAEGSRTLAACAPPTLPTFPIDLLGKP, encoded by the coding sequence GTGAGCGGCGTCCCCTCCGCGGCCGTCCTGGTCGTGGTCGGAGCGGGCCCGCGGGCCACCGGCCTGCTGGAGCGGGTCGCGGCCAACGCCCCCGAACTCTGGGACGGACGACGGGAGTTGCGCGTCCATCTGGTGGATCCGTATCCGCCCGGCCCCGGCCGGATCTGGCGGCACGACCAGTCGCCCCTGTTGCGGATGAACTCCATGGCGGAGGACGTCACCCTGTTCACCGACGAGTCCTCCACCATCGAGGGCCCGGTGCGGCCGGGCCCCTCACTCGCCGAGTGGGCCGCCCAGTTCTCCGGCCGGGGCGGCCCGCGCCGCACGCCGCGCTCCCCCGAGCTCTCGGCTTCGCTCGAGCAGGAGGGACCCCCACCGCCCGCCGAACCGGACGTGCTCGCCGAACTGCGCGCGCTGTCGGGAAGCGACTTCGCCACCCGCCGGGCCCAGGGCGCCTATCTGGACTGGGTGTTCCGCCGGGCGCTGGCCGAACTGCCGCCGTCCGTCACCGTCGAGAGGCACCGCACCACGGCGACGGCGGTCACCGGCCCCCCGGACGGCCCGCAGCGGGTGCACCTGGCCGACCGCGCCACCCCGCTCACCGCCGACCTGGTGGTGCTCACCCAGGGCCACCTCGGCGCCGCACCCGACGCCCGGCACCGCGACCACGCCGCGTTCGCCCGCCGCCACGGCCGCTTCCACCTCCCGCCGGAGTTCTCCTCCGACGCCGACCTGTCGGCGCTGCGGCCCGGCGAGCACGTCCTCGTGCGCGGCTTCGGGCTGGCGTTCATCGACCTGATGTCCCTGCTCACCGAGGGCCGCGGCGGCACGTACCGCACCGAGTCCGACGGCTCCCTCACCTACCTCGCGTCCGGCCGGGAGCCCGTCCTGCACGTGGGATCCCGGCGCGGGGTGCCGTACCACTCCAAGACCCGGTACCGGCTCCAGGGCCCCCGGCCCGCGCTGCCGCGGTACTTCGGTCCCGCGGCGGTCGACGCCCTGCTCGCCGAGGGCCGCCCGCTGGAGCTGCGGCGCGACGTGTGGCCCCTGATGGCCAAGGAGATCGGGTTCGGCCACTACCACGAGCTGTTCCACGCCCATCCCGAGCGCACGACCCTGCCCTGGCCGGACTTCGCCGCCGCCTACGACCGGCTGTACTGGCGTTCCGAGGCCATGACCGCCCTGGTCGCCGGCGCCGTGCCCGACCCGGCGGACCGGCTGGACCTGGAGGCGCTCGACCACCCCCTCGACGGCGTTTCCTTCCCCACCCCGGACGCCTTCCAGGACCATCTGCGCGACCACATCGCCCAGGACGTCGCCCGCCGCGAGGACCCGGAGTTCAGCGCCGACCTCGGCGCGTTCCTCGCCCTGCTCTCCGTCTACGGCCAACTGCCCCGCCTCGTCGCCTCCGGCCGTCTCACCGCCCGCTCGGTCGCCGAGGACCTCGACGGCTGGTGGCACGGCTTCTTCAGCTTCCTCGCCTCCGGCCCGCCCGGCTTCCGGCTGCGTCAGCTCCTGGCACTGTCGCGGGCCGGTGTCGTGCGCTTCGTCGGCGCGGGCATGCGGATCGGCACCGACGACGCCACGGGCACGTTCACCGCCACCAGCCCCACCGTCCCCGGCAGTTCCGTGCACGCCACGGCCCTCATCGAGGCGTACCTGCCCGGCGCGTCCCTGGCCCGCACCGAGGACCCGCTGCTGCGCGGCCTGTACCGGCAGGGCGCGCTCGCCGAGGAGGTCATCGCCGACCCCTCCCACACGCACCGCTCCGGCCTGCTGGCCGTCTCCGCCGACGGCCACGTCATCGACCCGGCCCTCGGCGGCCCCCATCCGCGCCGCATCGCCCTCGGCGCCCCCACCAACAGCCGGGCCGTCGCGGCGTTCGCCCGCCCCCGCACGAACGCCCCGGCCTTCCGTCAGAACGACGCGGTGGCCCGGGCGCTGCTGCGGACCTTGAGCGCCACCGAGGCCGGAACGGCGACGCCCGCGGAGGGCAGCCGGACCCTCGCGGCGTGCGCCCCACCCACCCTTCCTACTTTTCCTATCGATTTACTAGGGAAGCCTTGA
- a CDS encoding amino acid ABC transporter permease, with protein sequence MSIDTLTSPATERAGDPAGLRVVPARHYARWAAAATVLVLVAQFAHGLATNPVWEWDVFRAYVFSETIVQAVWVTLQLTACATVLGFLLGTVLAFMRLSRSPLLQTVAWSYIWIFRSIPMIVQLVFWFNLSALYKELGVGIPFGPVFWSVDSNTLIGTIGAAVIGLSLHQAAYAAETVRGGVLAVAHGQSEAAAALGIPRLRQIRRIVLPQAMRAILPTAGNEIIGLLKGTSVVYVMSIGELFYQVQVIYGRNGRVIPLLLVATAWYVVLTSVLSVAQYYVERHYARGADRTPPPTPIQRVRRFVAAQRRAATTREPTEKT encoded by the coding sequence ATGAGCATCGACACCCTCACCTCACCGGCCACGGAACGGGCCGGCGACCCGGCCGGGCTGCGGGTCGTGCCCGCCCGCCACTACGCCCGCTGGGCCGCGGCCGCCACCGTGCTCGTGCTGGTCGCTCAGTTCGCCCACGGCCTGGCCACGAACCCCGTCTGGGAGTGGGACGTCTTCCGCGCCTACGTCTTCTCCGAGACGATCGTGCAGGCCGTGTGGGTGACCCTCCAACTCACCGCCTGCGCCACCGTGCTGGGCTTCCTCCTCGGCACCGTGCTGGCCTTCATGCGGCTCTCGCGCAGCCCGCTGCTGCAGACCGTCGCCTGGAGCTACATCTGGATCTTCCGGTCCATCCCGATGATCGTCCAGCTGGTGTTCTGGTTCAACCTCAGCGCTCTCTACAAGGAGTTGGGGGTCGGCATCCCCTTCGGCCCGGTGTTCTGGTCCGTCGACAGCAACACCCTCATCGGCACCATCGGCGCCGCCGTCATCGGGCTGTCGCTGCACCAGGCCGCCTACGCCGCCGAGACAGTCCGGGGCGGCGTCCTCGCCGTCGCCCACGGGCAGTCGGAGGCCGCCGCGGCGCTGGGCATCCCCCGGCTTCGGCAGATCCGCCGGATCGTGCTGCCGCAGGCCATGCGCGCGATCCTGCCCACGGCCGGCAACGAGATCATCGGCCTGCTCAAGGGCACCTCGGTGGTCTACGTCATGTCCATCGGCGAGCTCTTCTACCAGGTGCAGGTCATCTACGGCCGCAACGGCCGGGTGATCCCGCTGCTGCTGGTCGCCACCGCCTGGTACGTCGTCCTCACCTCCGTGCTGTCGGTCGCCCAGTACTACGTGGAGCGCCACTACGCCCGCGGCGCCGACCGCACCCCACCGCCCACCCCGATCCAGCGCGTCAGGCGCTTCGTGGCCGCACAGCGGCGCGCGGCGACGACCCGAGAACCGACGGAGAAGACATGA
- a CDS encoding GNAT family N-acetyltransferase: MTSAPDLTVIQVTVSDPRVQPLLRELGHEYSTRYGKDAHAEISRYPDEEFTEPYGGLLLLLLEHGEPVAGGAFRRYDATTAELKRIWTHSAHRRRGLARRVIALLEREAAARGYRRIHLTTGPRQPEARGLYLATGYTPLFDTDADPETVGPLPFEKHLTPEAHPGKAPAP; this comes from the coding sequence GTGACCTCCGCACCAGATCTGACGGTCATTCAGGTGACCGTGTCCGACCCCCGGGTCCAGCCCCTGCTGCGCGAACTCGGCCACGAGTACTCCACGCGCTACGGCAAGGACGCGCACGCCGAGATCTCCCGCTACCCCGACGAGGAGTTCACCGAACCGTACGGCGGCCTGCTCCTGCTGCTGCTGGAGCACGGCGAGCCCGTCGCCGGCGGCGCCTTCCGCCGGTACGACGCGACCACGGCCGAACTGAAGCGGATCTGGACGCACTCCGCCCACCGCAGACGCGGCCTCGCGCGGCGCGTCATCGCGCTGCTGGAGCGGGAGGCGGCCGCACGCGGGTACCGGCGGATCCACCTGACCACCGGACCGCGGCAGCCGGAGGCCCGGGGTCTGTACCTGGCCACCGGCTACACACCCCTGTTCGACACGGACGCCGACCCGGAGACCGTCGGCCCGCTGCCCTTCGAGAAACACCTCACGCCCGAGGCACACCCGGGAAAGGCCCCCGCCCCATGA
- a CDS encoding acyl-CoA dehydrogenase family protein translates to MGVATAPSGPAAEPDLPVPGRAHWLRVAQEAADDLATDAVTREQAGKAPFDEVSRLREAGLLTLLIPAESGGGGADWATACAVIREIGAADGAIGQLLGCHYVTSWSAGFFAEPDRAARTERQSAAELWCWGAGFGPQEPPLTLVRKAGGHVLDGRQSYATGALVADRLAVRAVRAGSGEPLAVVVDPARSGVRIDDDADPFGQRLAAGASVEFDAVPVTADEVLGPLPVDEDTLSPRTALAAPVGRLVSVQLLLGMAEGVLAEAREYSRAGHAPWHPAWPVGTPHDPQVLTAYGELTVLTRSAAALAEQALEAVQGGLARGEGLTHDAYAEISVLVAMAEAAASRAAQECTTRALDIVGTRCASARLGFDRFWRNARTHTLYQPVAHRLREVGDYHLNGAHPPFGLPV, encoded by the coding sequence ATGGGCGTTGCCACCGCGCCGTCCGGCCCCGCCGCGGAACCCGACCTGCCCGTGCCCGGCCGTGCGCACTGGCTGCGCGTGGCCCAGGAGGCGGCGGACGACCTGGCCACGGACGCGGTGACCAGGGAGCAGGCGGGCAAGGCCCCGTTCGACGAGGTGTCCCGGCTGCGCGAGGCGGGCCTGCTGACGCTGCTGATACCGGCCGAGTCCGGGGGCGGCGGCGCGGACTGGGCCACGGCCTGCGCCGTGATACGGGAGATCGGCGCGGCCGACGGCGCGATCGGTCAGCTGCTCGGCTGTCACTACGTCACGTCGTGGAGCGCCGGGTTCTTCGCGGAGCCCGACCGGGCCGCACGGACCGAGCGGCAGTCCGCTGCCGAACTGTGGTGCTGGGGGGCCGGTTTCGGCCCTCAGGAACCGCCCCTGACGCTCGTCAGGAAGGCCGGCGGTCATGTCCTCGACGGCCGGCAGAGCTACGCCACCGGTGCCCTGGTCGCCGACCGCCTCGCCGTGCGGGCCGTACGGGCGGGCAGCGGCGAACCGCTCGCCGTCGTCGTGGATCCCGCGCGTTCCGGCGTGCGGATCGACGACGACGCCGACCCCTTCGGCCAGCGGCTCGCCGCCGGCGCGAGCGTGGAGTTCGACGCCGTGCCGGTCACCGCCGACGAGGTGCTCGGCCCCCTGCCCGTGGACGAGGACACGCTGTCGCCCCGGACCGCCTTGGCGGCTCCGGTCGGGCGTCTTGTCTCCGTGCAGCTGCTGCTCGGCATGGCCGAGGGAGTGCTCGCCGAAGCCCGCGAGTACAGCAGGGCGGGCCACGCCCCCTGGCATCCCGCCTGGCCGGTCGGCACCCCCCACGACCCCCAGGTGCTGACCGCCTACGGGGAACTCACCGTCCTCACCCGCTCGGCGGCCGCACTCGCCGAGCAGGCGCTGGAAGCCGTGCAGGGCGGACTGGCCCGCGGTGAGGGCCTCACCCACGACGCGTACGCGGAGATCTCCGTCCTCGTCGCCATGGCCGAAGCCGCCGCCTCCAGGGCCGCGCAGGAGTGCACCACCCGCGCCCTCGACATCGTCGGCACCCGCTGCGCCTCCGCACGGCTCGGCTTCGACCGCTTCTGGCGCAACGCCCGGACCCACACCCTCTACCAGCCCGTCGCCCACCGGCTCCGCGAAGTCGGCGACTACCACCTCAACGGCGCCCACCCTCCCTTCGGCCTGCCCGTCTGA
- a CDS encoding putative leader peptide, producing MGTHHRADRSFLLLTSRRHIDLGRTSSAICRRG from the coding sequence ATGGGCACGCACCACCGCGCTGACCGGTCGTTCCTCCTGCTGACCTCGCGTCGCCACATCGACCTGGGCCGGACGTCCAGCGCCATCTGTCGACGCGGCTGA